A genomic region of Christiangramia sp. OXR-203 contains the following coding sequences:
- a CDS encoding S41 family peptidase, whose translation MKKIFLLIFILSLNTASSQNECNCADAMQKIISQIENDYPGFQEKTKDTLIYNSLKKQLISESEKTNNDKCIDILKKYTSFFKDGHIWILPNEQDKPIVKKKKNEPEKFDINITEFKRKVKKSTDKFEGIWKNENYTVGIKKTGETQYTGFIIETDNPNWKPNDIKFQLNGKKDVAYYLSDHSLYNDTYELYDNYLLHINNLKSNFINQNIYEKLNPTEIKDKINVIDGFYFKKLTTKSALLRISSFNYPYVERIEKLIEENKSLIEKSENLIIDIRNNGGGTDNAYADILPLIITNPIRNIGVELLSTQGLIDGVTKYKNGLEEKDSLKNKSKIQELDSLIFIYKQNLGKFINLDEKTVEIDTIKKAENSPKEVIILTNSGVGSSAENFVLKAKQSKKVKILGTPTAGVLDYANAYFFKFGCDNYKLLLPTYKSLRLPEYPIDNIGIQPDVYLDETVGDWVQYAIDYLE comes from the coding sequence ATGAAAAAAATTTTTCTATTAATTTTTATTCTAAGTCTAAACACAGCTTCTTCTCAAAACGAATGTAATTGTGCGGATGCAATGCAAAAAATTATAAGCCAAATTGAAAATGACTATCCTGGATTTCAAGAAAAGACCAAGGATACGTTAATTTACAATAGTCTAAAAAAACAATTGATTAGCGAATCCGAAAAGACAAATAATGATAAATGTATTGATATTCTTAAAAAATACACATCATTCTTTAAAGACGGTCATATTTGGATTTTACCAAATGAACAAGATAAACCGATAGTCAAAAAGAAAAAAAACGAACCTGAAAAATTCGACATAAATATTACAGAGTTTAAAAGAAAAGTTAAAAAATCAACAGATAAATTTGAGGGGATTTGGAAAAATGAAAACTATACGGTCGGAATAAAAAAAACAGGCGAAACCCAATATACAGGTTTTATAATTGAAACCGATAATCCAAATTGGAAACCGAATGATATAAAATTTCAATTAAACGGTAAAAAAGACGTGGCTTATTATCTGTCCGACCATTCTTTGTATAATGACACTTATGAATTGTATGATAATTATCTTCTTCACATAAATAACTTGAAGTCAAATTTTATCAATCAAAATATTTATGAAAAATTAAACCCAACAGAAATTAAAGACAAAATAAATGTAATTGACGGCTTTTATTTTAAAAAACTAACAACAAAGTCGGCATTATTAAGAATATCCAGTTTCAATTATCCTTATGTAGAACGAATTGAAAAATTAATTGAAGAAAACAAATCATTAATTGAAAAAAGCGAAAATCTGATTATCGATATTAGGAATAATGGCGGAGGTACAGATAATGCTTATGCGGACATACTTCCGTTGATAATTACTAATCCAATTAGAAATATTGGCGTAGAACTTTTATCTACTCAAGGTTTGATTGATGGAGTTACTAAATACAAAAACGGTCTTGAAGAAAAAGATTCATTAAAGAACAAATCAAAAATACAAGAATTAGATAGCCTCATTTTTATTTACAAACAAAACTTGGGTAAATTTATAAATCTTGATGAAAAAACCGTAGAAATCGACACTATTAAAAAAGCTGAAAATAGCCCTAAAGAGGTCATTATTCTAACAAATAGTGGAGTAGGCAGTTCAGCAGAAAATTTTGTTTTAAAAGCTAAACAAAGCAAAAAAGTCAAAATATTAGGAACACCAACAGCCGGAGTTTTAGATTATGCGAATGCCTATTTTTTTAAATTTGGTTGCGATAATTACAAATTACTATTACCAACTTATAAATCGTTACGGCTTCCAGAATATCCAATCGACAACATAGGAATCCAACCTGATGTTTATTTGGATGAAACAGTAGGAGATTGGGTACAATATGCGATAGATTATTTAGAATAA
- a CDS encoding erythromycin esterase family protein produces MRYLLILLLTTTRSYSQNKNTVNWINENLIKIEDSNPDSSPENFIGNIPDKFENAKIFGFGEATHHGKEFFNIKAKFFKYLVVNKNVKAFLMEESYPAESAINEWISGGKGDINTIAENFSIHPWRTQEVANLLKWMRSYNLNKPIKDQIRFYGIDIQNVQGINIKIREFAKARNILIDEKLLSVLDSCVNKKVNYNSPSDWADKHNPELQKIKNVIVDSEIKSSSNSLQETRDVLRSLDYLMDYTYYVQDNGSNVRDLKMFENAEHIIDSLTKNGKAFIWAHNEHINNLERISYGSGWTSLGAHLNERYHNDYYSVGFDFGVGNLLGYVAEKNKPHHWEIFTVDKPFKRTYSKTLFEANTNIFFLDINKLSQDDEIDFFNKKEKQLILGGPGYNPKDFHLIPKKISEMYDGLIFVKKISVPDYNLESL; encoded by the coding sequence ATGAGATATCTCTTAATTTTACTACTAACAACTACAAGAAGTTACTCTCAAAACAAAAACACAGTTAATTGGATAAACGAAAATTTAATAAAAATTGAAGATTCAAACCCTGATTCTTCTCCAGAAAATTTCATTGGTAATATTCCTGACAAATTTGAAAACGCGAAAATATTCGGATTTGGAGAAGCAACTCATCACGGTAAGGAATTTTTTAATATAAAAGCAAAATTCTTTAAATACTTAGTCGTCAATAAAAATGTAAAGGCTTTTTTGATGGAAGAGTCTTATCCAGCAGAGTCGGCAATTAATGAGTGGATAAGTGGAGGAAAAGGAGATATAAATACTATCGCAGAAAATTTCAGCATTCACCCATGGCGGACACAAGAAGTTGCGAATCTTTTAAAATGGATGAGAAGTTATAATTTGAATAAACCTATAAAAGATCAAATTCGTTTTTATGGTATTGATATTCAAAATGTTCAAGGCATAAATATTAAAATCCGTGAGTTTGCAAAAGCGCGTAATATTTTAATTGATGAAAAATTACTTTCGGTATTAGATAGTTGTGTAAATAAAAAAGTTAACTACAACTCTCCATCTGATTGGGCAGATAAGCATAACCCAGAATTGCAAAAAATCAAGAATGTAATTGTAGATTCTGAGATAAAATCTTCAAGTAATTCACTTCAAGAAACTAGGGATGTTCTTAGATCTTTAGACTATTTAATGGACTACACCTATTATGTTCAAGATAATGGTAGTAATGTTCGAGATTTGAAAATGTTTGAAAATGCTGAACATATTATTGATAGCCTTACTAAAAACGGGAAAGCTTTTATTTGGGCGCATAATGAACATATAAACAATCTTGAAAGAATTTCATACGGAAGCGGTTGGACTAGTCTAGGAGCACATTTAAATGAACGGTATCATAATGATTACTACAGCGTAGGATTCGATTTCGGAGTAGGCAATTTGTTAGGATATGTAGCAGAAAAAAACAAACCACATCATTGGGAAATTTTTACCGTCGATAAACCTTTCAAAAGAACATATTCAAAAACGCTATTTGAAGCGAATACGAATATTTTTTTTCTAGATATAAATAAACTTTCGCAAGACGATGAAATTGATTTCTTTAATAAAAAAGAGAAACAGTTAATTTTAGGAGGGCCAGGATATAATCCTAAAGATTTTCATTTAATACCGAAAAAGATTTCAGAAATGTATGATGGATTAATTTTTGTGAAAAAGATTTCTGTACCAGATTATAATCTAGAGAGTCTATAA
- a CDS encoding aspartate/glutamate racemase family protein translates to MKKIGLIGGMSWESSQVYYKIINEKVREKLGGFHSSKCILESVDFAEIEKLQYRNDWTGLNKIMSESAKNLENAKADIIILCTNTMHLCSDEIIKNINIPFLHIAEATGEKIVEKGIDKVLLLGTKFTMEKEFFKNTLYNNFGIEVIIPNKDDRETIHKVIYEELVHGKLLHQSKEKFSKIINDSIKIGAAGVILGCTEIPLLIQNKDVDIPVFDTTRIHAESAVEFALN, encoded by the coding sequence ATGAAAAAAATAGGATTAATTGGAGGAATGAGTTGGGAATCTTCTCAAGTTTATTACAAAATCATAAATGAAAAAGTACGTGAAAAATTAGGTGGGTTTCATTCATCAAAATGCATCTTGGAGTCCGTGGACTTCGCAGAAATAGAAAAGTTACAATATAGGAACGACTGGACAGGATTAAATAAAATAATGTCTGAATCTGCAAAAAACTTAGAGAATGCAAAAGCTGATATTATCATTTTATGTACAAATACTATGCATTTATGCAGTGATGAAATAATAAAGAATATAAATATTCCATTTCTACATATTGCAGAGGCTACAGGCGAAAAGATTGTTGAAAAAGGTATTGATAAAGTTTTGTTGCTTGGCACAAAATTCACAATGGAAAAAGAATTTTTCAAGAACACTCTCTACAACAATTTTGGTATTGAAGTAATTATACCAAATAAAGATGATAGAGAGACTATACATAAAGTGATATATGAAGAATTAGTTCACGGAAAATTACTACATCAGTCCAAAGAAAAATTCAGCAAAATAATCAATGATTCTATAAAAATTGGAGCTGCAGGAGTTATTTTAGGTTGTACAGAAATTCCTTTATTGATTCAAAATAAGGATGTAGATATTCCTGTATTTGATACTACAAGAATTCACGCTGAAAGTGCAGTTGAATTTGCGTTAAATTAG
- a CDS encoding nucleotidyltransferase domain-containing protein has protein sequence MELEEINKELEILYEELEKKLKNVHVYLFGSILNNPKKANDLDILILYNDIDQVKFIKEKCDIINLIYPIHILYLTFQEEKELQFTSEQNTKLVFKI, from the coding sequence ATGGAACTGGAAGAAATAAATAAAGAACTTGAAATTCTCTATGAAGAACTTGAAAAAAAACTAAAAAATGTTCACGTCTATTTATTCGGATCAATATTAAATAATCCAAAAAAAGCTAATGACCTGGATATTTTAATTTTATATAATGATATAGATCAAGTAAAATTTATAAAAGAAAAATGTGATATTATTAATCTTATTTATCCTATACATATTTTGTATCTGACCTTTCAAGAAGAAAAAGAATTACAATTCACTTCTGAGCAGAATACCAAATTAGTTTTTAAGATATAG
- a CDS encoding IS256 family transposase: MTQEELNNIEKKALEQFTTGKSLFGKDGAFAPLLQNFLDKALEAEMEAHLDDDERLKGNKRNGKGKKTLKTGVGTFEIKTPQDRQSSFEPEIVKKRQTILADNLADKIIGLYGLGMGYRDICAHIKEMYDTEISHSVLTDITDRIIPDIKAWQRRPLDVMYCIVWLDAMHYKVKEDGKVRHKAIYNILGIDKNGHKDVLGMYISESEGANFWLQVLTDLNNRGLQDILIACTDNLKGFTDAILSIFPKTDVQLCIVHQIRNSLKYVASKDQKEFMRDLKLVYRANGKEEAEDELLDLEEKWGKKYPVVIQSWNDNWENLSSYFAYSAPIRKIIYTTNAVEGFHRQVRKVTKTKGAFTSDMALMKLIYLATMNIQKKWTSPLQNWATTAQQFFIKFEGRMPLDLSTAPPGGTPRRG, translated from the coding sequence ATGACACAGGAAGAACTGAACAACATTGAAAAAAAAGCACTTGAACAATTTACGACTGGGAAAAGCCTTTTCGGCAAGGACGGCGCTTTTGCACCGCTGCTCCAAAATTTCCTTGACAAGGCCCTAGAGGCCGAGATGGAGGCTCATCTTGACGATGATGAGCGTCTCAAGGGCAACAAGCGCAACGGCAAGGGCAAAAAGACCCTGAAGACCGGTGTGGGTACTTTCGAGATCAAAACGCCCCAGGACCGCCAAAGCAGCTTCGAGCCCGAGATCGTAAAAAAGCGACAGACCATTTTGGCGGACAACCTGGCCGACAAGATAATCGGCCTCTACGGTCTGGGGATGGGCTATCGGGACATCTGCGCCCATATCAAGGAAATGTACGATACCGAGATCTCGCACAGCGTGCTGACCGATATCACCGATCGGATCATACCCGATATCAAGGCATGGCAGCGAAGGCCATTGGACGTGATGTACTGTATCGTCTGGCTGGACGCCATGCACTACAAGGTCAAGGAGGACGGCAAGGTCCGCCACAAAGCGATCTACAACATACTGGGAATCGACAAAAACGGCCATAAGGACGTGCTGGGCATGTACATCTCGGAAAGCGAGGGGGCCAATTTCTGGCTGCAAGTGCTCACCGACCTGAACAACCGTGGGCTCCAGGACATACTGATAGCCTGTACGGACAACCTGAAAGGGTTCACCGATGCCATCCTGAGCATCTTTCCAAAGACCGATGTCCAACTGTGCATCGTGCACCAGATACGCAACTCGCTCAAGTACGTAGCCTCCAAGGACCAAAAGGAGTTCATGCGCGACCTGAAACTGGTATACAGGGCCAACGGCAAGGAGGAGGCCGAGGACGAACTGCTGGACCTGGAGGAAAAATGGGGCAAGAAGTACCCGGTGGTCATCCAGAGCTGGAACGACAACTGGGAGAACCTATCGAGCTACTTCGCATATTCCGCCCCCATCAGGAAGATTATATACACCACCAACGCCGTAGAGGGGTTCCACAGGCAGGTGCGGAAGGTGACCAAGACCAAGGGCGCGTTCACCAGCGACATGGCCCTTATGAAGCTGATCTATCTGGCGACCATGAACATTCAGAAGAAGTGGACATCGCCATTACAGAACTGGGCAACGACCGCCCAACAATTTTTTATTAAATTTGAGGGCCGCATGCCGCTCGATTTGAGCACAGCCCCTCCGGGGGGTACCCCCCGGAGGGGCTGA
- a CDS encoding HNH endonuclease signature motif containing protein, whose amino-acid sequence MKCTKGRVNPNAHTKLKLFADSGGYCQNPNCNENLFLSIGKSEIHIAEMAHIISDSDTGPRSDKDLSKDKRSTFSNLILLCPTCHTKIDKAEKEFPEKIIIQWKNNHSERIKNLFKIREYDNRFETRKNVVKILNENKTIFKTYGPLTEERFNPESNVPKIWLSKIRQIILPNNRKLLGIIDGNYSKLKEFEIETVELFRQHVLDLEDRHINNVEINATQFPKELNNIFKD is encoded by the coding sequence ATGAAATGTACTAAAGGTCGAGTAAATCCTAATGCACATACAAAGCTCAAATTATTTGCAGATTCTGGAGGTTACTGTCAAAATCCTAATTGTAATGAAAATTTATTCTTAAGTATAGGTAAATCAGAAATTCATATCGCGGAAATGGCTCACATAATAAGTGATAGTGATACAGGTCCCAGATCTGATAAAGATTTATCAAAAGATAAAAGAAGTACTTTTTCCAATCTAATTCTTTTATGTCCAACTTGTCATACCAAAATTGATAAGGCGGAAAAAGAATTTCCTGAAAAGATTATTATTCAATGGAAAAATAATCATAGTGAGAGGATAAAAAATCTATTTAAGATAAGAGAATATGATAATAGATTCGAGACTAGAAAAAATGTAGTAAAAATCTTGAATGAAAATAAAACCATTTTTAAGACTTATGGACCTCTCACGGAAGAACGTTTTAATCCAGAAAGTAACGTCCCAAAAATATGGCTTTCAAAAATTAGACAAATAATTTTACCTAATAATCGGAAATTATTAGGCATTATCGATGGTAATTACTCTAAACTAAAAGAATTTGAAATTGAAACTGTAGAATTGTTTAGACAACATGTGTTAGATTTAGAAGATAGGCATATTAATAACGTAGAGATCAATGCTACTCAATTCCCTAAAGAACTCAATAATATATTTAAAGATTAA
- a CDS encoding sulfurtransferase, which translates to MKNPILSVEELNEILANENIIILDCSTESNIAGIQSDVENIKIKGARKFDLKNDFSDSESIFPNTLPNPEQFQIKSRKLGINDSSKIILYDNLGVYHSPRVWWMFKIMGHKDVSVLNGGLPEWIKRKFPTQQEYDLEFNEGNFKSDFQNNMISDLNFIKHNLENDEILVIDARSSKRFNSLETEPRKNLRSGNIPNSINIPFEKVLNSGKFKKSEDLKLIFENINETSKKLIFSCGSGVTACIVYLASELVLENKKSLYDGSWTEWGTLEKI; encoded by the coding sequence ATGAAAAATCCGATTTTAAGCGTTGAAGAATTAAATGAAATTTTAGCAAATGAAAATATTATAATATTAGATTGTAGCACGGAATCTAATATAGCAGGGATTCAATCAGACGTTGAAAACATTAAGATTAAAGGAGCGAGAAAATTTGACCTTAAAAATGATTTTAGCGACTCTGAATCCATTTTCCCCAACACGCTGCCTAATCCTGAGCAATTTCAAATTAAGAGCAGAAAATTAGGTATAAATGACTCAAGCAAAATAATCTTGTATGATAATTTAGGTGTTTACCATAGTCCAAGAGTTTGGTGGATGTTTAAAATTATGGGTCATAAAGATGTATCGGTTCTTAATGGAGGATTACCAGAATGGATTAAAAGAAAATTTCCCACTCAACAAGAATATGATTTGGAATTTAATGAAGGAAATTTTAAATCCGACTTCCAGAATAATATGATTTCAGATCTAAATTTTATAAAGCATAATTTAGAAAATGATGAAATATTAGTAATTGACGCAAGAAGTTCTAAACGATTTAATAGTTTAGAAACAGAGCCGAGAAAAAACTTAAGAAGTGGAAACATACCAAATTCAATAAATATTCCATTTGAAAAAGTTCTAAACAGTGGGAAATTTAAAAAATCAGAGGATTTGAAATTAATATTTGAAAACATAAATGAAACTTCTAAGAAATTGATCTTTAGTTGTGGATCAGGAGTAACAGCTTGCATAGTTTATTTAGCGAGTGAATTAGTACTGGAAAATAAAAAATCTTTATACGATGGTTCCTGGACTGAATGGGGAACTTTGGAGAAAATCTAA
- a CDS encoding DUF4468 domain-containing protein, producing MKNSILILLFLYPVQFFSQVIDELPTDENGNLYYSEVIQVENADKNELYLRSKQFFAEIFKSANDVIQMDDKDSGIIIGKGFNDIYITVIGIATPIQMWYSIKIQSKDDRYKYDIYDIYFKSYPGQYGVTTTSAEKMFDKEKYYKNNGKPRNVLEKYKIETEAKIKNLESAIKSKMENAAISNDQDKDW from the coding sequence ATGAAAAATTCAATTCTCATTCTATTATTTCTTTATCCAGTTCAATTCTTTAGCCAAGTAATTGATGAATTGCCTACAGATGAAAATGGAAATTTATATTATAGTGAAGTAATTCAAGTTGAAAATGCTGATAAAAATGAACTTTATTTGAGAAGTAAGCAATTCTTTGCTGAGATATTTAAATCTGCTAATGACGTTATTCAAATGGATGACAAGGATTCAGGAATTATAATCGGGAAGGGATTTAATGATATTTACATCACAGTAATAGGCATTGCCACTCCAATACAAATGTGGTATTCAATAAAAATTCAGTCAAAAGATGATCGTTATAAATACGACATATATGATATATATTTTAAAAGTTATCCCGGGCAATATGGAGTGACTACAACTAGTGCAGAAAAAATGTTTGACAAAGAGAAATACTATAAAAATAATGGCAAACCAAGAAATGTTCTAGAAAAATATAAAATTGAGACAGAGGCAAAAATTAAAAATCTTGAAAGTGCAATAAAATCAAAAATGGAAAACGCGGCTATTTCGAATGATCAAGATAAGGATTGGTAA
- a CDS encoding phospholipase D family protein: MAKYLRTSSITAELENLIRDARKELYIISPYLKLSDHIKELLNDKEREKVDVRIIFGKQELAPTEMSYLEDLKYVRLYFSKNLHAKCYLNESKMIIASMNLYEFSQQNNREMGILIDIENEEDKNVYEDAAKDIESIIHNSEDFSYVKAPQKEFLRDSKKTKTTENSLPKNKNFKQKDYSKSNYKTTKELSEMTGISSRKINSSLKKNGFMIKKDDDWFATTKGEEFGGLQKEGQYGKFIVWPEEIIDSILK, translated from the coding sequence ATGGCAAAATATTTAAGAACTTCAAGCATAACTGCCGAATTAGAAAATTTAATAAGAGATGCAAGAAAAGAATTATATATAATTAGCCCTTACCTTAAACTATCTGATCATATAAAAGAATTACTTAACGATAAAGAAAGAGAAAAAGTAGATGTCAGAATCATATTTGGAAAACAAGAACTTGCTCCAACAGAGATGAGTTACTTAGAAGATTTAAAATATGTTCGATTATACTTTTCTAAGAATCTTCACGCAAAATGCTACTTGAATGAAAGTAAAATGATAATTGCCTCAATGAACTTATATGAATTCTCACAACAAAACAATAGAGAAATGGGAATTCTCATTGACATTGAAAATGAAGAGGATAAGAATGTTTATGAAGATGCAGCAAAAGATATAGAATCAATTATTCATAATAGTGAAGACTTCTCATATGTAAAAGCTCCTCAAAAAGAATTTTTAAGAGATTCTAAAAAAACAAAAACAACAGAAAACTCTTTACCAAAAAATAAAAATTTTAAACAAAAAGATTATTCTAAATCAAATTACAAAACCACAAAAGAGTTATCTGAAATGACAGGAATTAGTAGCCGTAAAATTAATTCTTCCCTCAAGAAAAATGGATTTATGATAAAAAAGGATGATGATTGGTTTGCAACTACAAAAGGAGAGGAATTTGGTGGATTACAAAAAGAAGGTCAATATGGTAAATTCATAGTTTGGCCAGAAGAAATAATTGATAGTATTTTAAAATAA
- a CDS encoding TlpA disulfide reductase family protein has product MKYLITLGLIINLIACKKPAEDKFNIDVKVKGDYSGYLYLITNKKLDSSFVINGKSQFSGTVDSPLKAGIITDTISGYNKEFYLENNNLELEINVTKNDFGNGPVDWIIVENVTGSKTEKIRENFEEFKSVNAEKENWNKKLYNELHKLITENQNNRLPGDLLAEVSSTFTLKKIQLENLYFKLDKKVQDPFTIKKLEQNIYPDKILKVGDQLFDIKGENYLSKEVSTQDFRGDILLIDFWASWCKPCIDQFHELKTIEKRFKEDNLTVIGISLEEERNKWKKAIDKYNLTWTNIFINQNMTGEISKMYGINSIPFNIVINREGQIIAKNVSENDISQIIDELKEAS; this is encoded by the coding sequence ATGAAATACTTAATAACATTAGGACTAATCATAAATCTTATCGCCTGTAAAAAACCAGCTGAGGATAAATTTAATATAGATGTTAAAGTGAAAGGAGATTATTCTGGATATCTGTATTTAATTACTAATAAAAAATTAGATAGCTCATTTGTTATAAATGGAAAAAGTCAATTTTCAGGAACAGTTGATTCTCCATTGAAAGCTGGAATAATTACAGACACCATTTCAGGTTATAACAAAGAATTTTATTTGGAGAATAATAATTTAGAACTGGAAATTAATGTTACAAAAAATGATTTTGGTAATGGTCCAGTTGATTGGATAATTGTAGAAAATGTTACGGGATCAAAAACAGAAAAAATTAGAGAAAATTTTGAAGAATTTAAATCTGTGAATGCTGAGAAAGAAAACTGGAATAAAAAGCTTTATAATGAATTACATAAATTAATTACAGAAAACCAAAACAATAGACTGCCTGGCGATCTACTTGCAGAAGTTTCTTCAACTTTCACATTAAAAAAAATTCAGCTTGAAAACTTATATTTTAAGCTTGATAAAAAGGTTCAAGATCCTTTCACAATAAAAAAGTTGGAACAAAATATTTATCCAGATAAAATTTTGAAGGTAGGTGATCAATTATTTGACATTAAAGGTGAAAATTATCTCTCCAAGGAAGTTTCAACTCAAGATTTTAGAGGCGATATTTTATTGATTGATTTCTGGGCAAGTTGGTGCAAACCGTGTATAGATCAGTTTCATGAATTAAAAACAATAGAAAAAAGGTTCAAAGAGGATAATTTAACCGTTATCGGAATTTCCTTAGAAGAAGAAAGAAATAAGTGGAAAAAGGCTATAGATAAATACAATTTAACTTGGACAAACATTTTTATCAATCAAAATATGACAGGTGAAATCTCAAAAATGTATGGTATAAACTCAATTCCATTTAATATTGTGATCAATAGGGAAGGTCAAATTATTGCAAAAAATGTAAGTGAAAATGATATATCCCAAATAATCGATGAATTAAAAGAAGCATCTTAG